A DNA window from Bacillus andreraoultii contains the following coding sequences:
- the purB gene encoding adenylosuccinate lyase produces MIERYTRPEMDAIWTEENRFKAWLEVEILACEAWSELGEIPKEDVRKIRDNATFSVERIKEIEEETRHDVVAFTRAVSESLGEEKKWVHYGLTSTDVVDTAQSYLLKQANAILLQDIENFMAILKKKAQEHKYTVMMGRTHGVHAEPTTFGLKLALWYEEMKRNLERFKRATQGVEFGKISGAVGTYANIDPFVEKYVCEKLGITPAPISTQTLQRDRHAHYMSVLALIATSIEKFATEIRGLQKSEVREVEEFFAKGQKGSSAMPHKRNPIGSENMTGIARVIRGYMLTAYENVPLWHERDISHSSAERIILPDATIALNYMLNRFANIVKNLTVFPEHMKENMERTWGLIYSQRVLLALIEKGWVREEAYDTVQPLAMEAWEKQVPFRSLVENSKKITETLTEAEIDDCFDYHHHLKHVDTIFEKLGL; encoded by the coding sequence ATGATTGAACGTTATACGAGACCTGAGATGGATGCGATTTGGACAGAGGAGAATCGATTTAAAGCTTGGTTGGAAGTTGAAATTTTAGCATGCGAGGCATGGTCTGAATTAGGTGAAATTCCAAAAGAGGATGTTCGGAAAATCCGAGATAACGCAACATTTTCGGTGGAACGGATTAAAGAGATTGAAGAAGAAACAAGACATGATGTCGTTGCATTTACGAGAGCAGTTTCTGAAAGTTTAGGTGAAGAGAAAAAATGGGTTCATTACGGTTTAACATCCACTGACGTCGTTGATACAGCACAATCTTATTTATTAAAGCAAGCGAATGCGATTTTGTTACAAGATATTGAGAATTTCATGGCAATTCTAAAGAAAAAAGCGCAAGAACATAAATATACTGTCATGATGGGACGTACTCATGGTGTTCACGCGGAACCAACTACTTTCGGTTTAAAACTTGCTCTTTGGTATGAAGAAATGAAAAGGAATCTAGAACGTTTTAAACGTGCAACACAAGGTGTGGAGTTCGGGAAAATCTCTGGGGCTGTAGGTACATATGCAAATATTGATCCATTTGTTGAAAAGTATGTTTGTGAAAAACTTGGGATTACACCCGCACCTATATCAACGCAAACTTTACAACGTGATCGCCATGCACATTACATGTCTGTACTAGCCTTAATTGCAACTTCCATTGAAAAATTTGCTACAGAAATTCGTGGGTTACAAAAGAGTGAAGTACGAGAAGTAGAAGAGTTTTTTGCAAAAGGTCAAAAAGGTTCTTCTGCCATGCCACATAAGCGAAACCCTATTGGTTCAGAAAATATGACAGGGATAGCAAGAGTGATTCGTGGTTATATGCTTACCGCGTATGAAAATGTTCCATTATGGCATGAACGGGATATATCCCATTCCTCTGCTGAACGCATTATATTACCGGATGCAACGATTGCTTTAAACTATATGCTAAACCGGTTTGCTAATATTGTTAAAAACTTAACGGTGTTTCCTGAACATATGAAAGAAAATATGGAGCGTACTTGGGGACTTATTTATTCCCAACGTGTTCTTTTAGCATTAATTGAAAAAGGATGGGTTCGTGAAGAGGCGTATGATACAGTTCAGCCGTTAGCGATGGAAGCGTGGGAAAAACAAGTGCCATTTCGTTCTTTAGTAGAAAATAGTAAAAAAATTACCGA